The Henckelia pumila isolate YLH828 chromosome 2, ASM3356847v2, whole genome shotgun sequence genome includes a window with the following:
- the LOC140882249 gene encoding cyclin-dependent kinase inhibitor 3-like isoform X1: MGKYMRKAKTAGDTAVVEMSQSSLGVRTRAKTLALQRLQSTAASTAAPPAENPDSCYLELRSRRLEKQPQQQHNSRKGRRRSCVCPGREHSEECCEAASISCSIGAGGLEIEASLGENSFDTEARDSRITRESTPCSSTRAATTPGSSSRRMHLRTPSQRVSLNAVFLNMPTPLELEDFFAIEEQSMQRHFIEKYNFDFVNESPLPGRYEWVKARP, translated from the exons ATGTCGCAATCATCGCTCGGCGTACGCACTCGCGCCAAAACATTAGCTCTCCAGCGCCTCCAGTCTACCGCCGCTTCAACTGCTGCTCCGCCTGCGGAGAATCCTGACTCGTGCTACCTCGAGCTTCGCTCGCGGCGGCTGGAGAAACAGCCGCAGCAGCAGCATAATTCGCGAAAAGGCCGGCGTCGTAGCTGTGTTTGCCCAGGACGGGAACACTCCGAGGAGTGTTGTGAGGCAGCTTCGATTTCGTGTTCGATAGGCGCGGGTGGTTTGGAAATTGAGGCCTCTCTCGGTGAAAATAGTTTCGATACGGAAGCCAGGGACAG CAGGATCACCAGGGAAAGCACTCCCTGTAGTTCAACTAGGGCTGCAACGACCCCGGGCTCTTCGAGTAGAAGGATGCATTTGAGGACCCCTAGCCAAAGGGTATCGTTAAATGCTGTTTTTCTGAACATGCCTACGCCCCTCGAGTTGGAGGATTTCTTTGCTATTGAGGAGCAATCCATGCAACGCCATTTTATAGAAAA ATACAACTTCGACTTTGTGAATGAATCGCCGCTTCCGGGCCGTTATGAATGGGTGAAAGCGAGGCCTTGA
- the LOC140882249 gene encoding cyclin-dependent kinase inhibitor 3-like isoform X2: MGKYMRKAKTAGDTAVVEMSQSSLGVRTRAKTLALQRLQSTAASTAAPPAENPDSCYLELRSRRLEKQPQQQHNSRKGRRRSCVCPGREHSEECCEAASISCSIGAGGLEIEASLGENSFDTEARDRITRESTPCSSTRAATTPGSSSRRMHLRTPSQRVSLNAVFLNMPTPLELEDFFAIEEQSMQRHFIEKYNFDFVNESPLPGRYEWVKARP; this comes from the exons ATGTCGCAATCATCGCTCGGCGTACGCACTCGCGCCAAAACATTAGCTCTCCAGCGCCTCCAGTCTACCGCCGCTTCAACTGCTGCTCCGCCTGCGGAGAATCCTGACTCGTGCTACCTCGAGCTTCGCTCGCGGCGGCTGGAGAAACAGCCGCAGCAGCAGCATAATTCGCGAAAAGGCCGGCGTCGTAGCTGTGTTTGCCCAGGACGGGAACACTCCGAGGAGTGTTGTGAGGCAGCTTCGATTTCGTGTTCGATAGGCGCGGGTGGTTTGGAAATTGAGGCCTCTCTCGGTGAAAATAGTTTCGATACGGAAGCCAGGGACAG GATCACCAGGGAAAGCACTCCCTGTAGTTCAACTAGGGCTGCAACGACCCCGGGCTCTTCGAGTAGAAGGATGCATTTGAGGACCCCTAGCCAAAGGGTATCGTTAAATGCTGTTTTTCTGAACATGCCTACGCCCCTCGAGTTGGAGGATTTCTTTGCTATTGAGGAGCAATCCATGCAACGCCATTTTATAGAAAA ATACAACTTCGACTTTGTGAATGAATCGCCGCTTCCGGGCCGTTATGAATGGGTGAAAGCGAGGCCTTGA